Proteins from a genomic interval of Providencia stuartii:
- the paaF gene encoding 2,3-dehydroadipyl-CoA hydratase PaaF, translating into MQTDWILSHTAHRVLTLTLNRPEVRNALSTDCLELLVEHLEHADRDPQIGAIVITGNPRFFAAGADLKELQQQTVATAITDKRPLVWRRFSQISKPIVTAVNGYALGAGFELVLASDVVIAGETARFGLPEITLGLIPGAGGTQRLIKSVGKSLAMQMVLTGEAINAHRALQAGLISQICVDGLTLEYAQKLAQRIANHAPLAVKAAKAAINSAQEISLTDGLQLERQYFVGLAGTDDRREGIAAFFEKRQPKFTGQ; encoded by the coding sequence ATGCAAACTGATTGGATCCTAAGCCATACAGCACACCGCGTTTTAACGTTGACGCTAAATCGACCTGAAGTTCGTAATGCCCTGAGCACCGATTGCCTTGAGCTACTGGTCGAACATTTAGAACATGCCGATAGAGACCCGCAAATAGGGGCGATCGTTATTACGGGCAACCCACGTTTTTTTGCCGCGGGTGCCGACCTTAAAGAGCTTCAACAACAAACTGTTGCAACCGCCATTACCGATAAACGACCTTTAGTTTGGCGTCGGTTTTCTCAGATATCCAAACCGATAGTGACCGCTGTAAACGGTTATGCCCTCGGGGCAGGTTTCGAGTTAGTGCTAGCCAGTGATGTCGTGATTGCCGGTGAAACGGCCCGCTTTGGCCTGCCAGAAATCACTCTCGGGTTAATACCTGGTGCAGGGGGAACGCAGCGCTTAATTAAGAGTGTTGGTAAATCCCTAGCAATGCAAATGGTCCTCACCGGAGAGGCGATCAACGCGCATCGCGCCTTACAAGCTGGGTTAATTAGCCAAATCTGTGTAGATGGGCTGACCCTTGAATATGCACAAAAGCTTGCGCAACGCATTGCAAACCATGCACCACTCGCGGTGAAAGCCGCTAAAGCAGCCATTAATTCCGCTCAAGAAATATCACTGACTGATGGTTTACAGCTTGAGCGCCAATATTTTGTCGGCTTAGCAGGTACTGATGACCGACGAGAAGGTATTGCAGCCTTCTTTGAAAAACGACAGCCGAAATTTACAGGACAATAA
- the paaE gene encoding 1,2-phenylacetyl-CoA epoxidase subunit PaaE, translating into MTVFHRLSIAAIERDTADAVAVTFSVPDELREQYRYHPGQHLTLKALVNGEDLRRCYSICSSPDEGVLKIGVKAIHEGRFSNFINQQLHVGDCLDVMIPQGKFGYLPKVTTQARYLAVAAGSGITPLLSIIKSTLQTEPNSRFTLIYGNKNSRSVMFKESIADLKNQYAERFQVLYLFSQEQQDSQLLSGRINKPQLVALGKTLLNFQQFDRAFVCGPEAMMDDVQSALSECGMKPEHIHSERFNTSNMKFRPSAALSTDSRQVSIHLDGRTMTINMDSQDDSILDAALRQGADLPYACKGGVCATCKCKLKSGDVEMGVNYSLEPDQIADGYILSCQAWPKGDGVVLDFDV; encoded by the coding sequence ATGACTGTATTTCATCGTTTAAGTATTGCCGCTATTGAACGTGACACCGCAGATGCGGTTGCTGTGACCTTTAGTGTCCCTGACGAATTACGCGAACAGTACCGTTACCACCCAGGCCAGCATTTAACCCTCAAAGCGTTAGTCAATGGCGAGGATTTACGCCGCTGCTACTCCATTTGCAGTTCCCCCGATGAGGGCGTTTTAAAAATTGGGGTGAAAGCGATTCATGAAGGGCGTTTTTCCAATTTCATTAATCAGCAACTTCATGTTGGTGACTGCCTTGATGTGATGATTCCACAAGGAAAATTTGGTTATTTACCTAAAGTGACCACCCAAGCTCGTTACCTTGCCGTTGCAGCGGGTTCAGGGATTACCCCCCTTTTATCGATCATTAAATCAACATTACAAACCGAACCAAACAGCCGTTTCACCTTAATTTATGGTAATAAAAATAGCCGTTCCGTGATGTTTAAAGAAAGCATTGCTGATCTTAAAAACCAATATGCCGAACGATTCCAAGTGCTCTACTTGTTCAGCCAAGAGCAACAAGATAGCCAGCTGCTCAGTGGCCGAATCAATAAGCCCCAATTAGTTGCATTAGGTAAAACATTACTTAACTTTCAACAATTTGATCGCGCTTTTGTCTGTGGTCCAGAGGCTATGATGGATGATGTTCAGTCGGCATTATCAGAATGTGGCATGAAACCAGAGCATATCCATAGCGAACGTTTCAATACCTCTAATATGAAGTTTCGCCCATCTGCCGCTTTATCGACAGACAGCCGCCAAGTCAGCATTCACCTTGATGGTCGCACCATGACAATCAATATGGACAGTCAAGACGATAGCATTCTCGACGCCGCGCTACGCCAAGGCGCAGACTTACCTTACGCCTGTAAAGGTGGGGTTTGCGCAACGTGCAAATGCAAGCTTAAATCTGGCGACGTTGAAATGGGTGTCAATTATAGCCTTGAACCCGATCAAATCGCGGACGGCTACATTCTTAGCTGCCAAGCGTGGCCGAAAGGCGATGGCGTCGTTCTCGACTTTGATGTGTAG
- the paaD gene encoding 1,2-phenylacetyl-CoA epoxidase subunit PaaD, giving the protein MEQSMQIGGLQPPQIHQIWQQLHQIPDPELPALSITDLGMIRNVVATSHGWKVMFTPTYSGCPATEFLINEIKTVLAHAGFANVEIDVVLTPAWTTDWMNQDAKQRLREFGIAPPAGKSCEHPEKSGPICCPRCNSQQTEKISEFGSTACKALYRCLECFEPFDYFKCI; this is encoded by the coding sequence ATGGAACAGAGTATGCAAATTGGAGGACTACAACCTCCACAAATTCATCAGATCTGGCAGCAATTGCATCAAATACCCGATCCTGAGTTACCTGCACTCTCCATTACTGATCTCGGCATGATCCGCAATGTTGTTGCGACATCCCACGGATGGAAAGTCATGTTTACACCCACCTATTCCGGTTGCCCAGCAACAGAATTTTTAATCAACGAAATTAAAACCGTTTTAGCGCATGCAGGATTTGCCAATGTAGAAATCGATGTAGTGCTAACACCCGCTTGGACAACAGATTGGATGAACCAAGATGCCAAACAACGTTTACGTGAATTTGGTATCGCGCCCCCCGCAGGAAAATCCTGTGAACATCCTGAAAAATCGGGGCCAATCTGCTGCCCACGCTGTAACAGCCAACAGACAGAAAAAATTAGCGAATTCGGTTCTACAGCCTGTAAAGCGTTATATCGCTGTCTCGAATGCTTTGAACCTTTTGATTATTTTAAATGTATTTAA
- the paaC gene encoding 1,2-phenylacetyl-CoA epoxidase subunit PaaC, giving the protein MNQHEVLKQYVLRQGDTSLILAQRLCEWCGHAPELEIDLALSNIGLDLLGQARNFLAYAATLSDDKFDDEDKIAFLRDEREFCNLLLVEQPNGGFNDTLVRQFFMDAYHVPLYQALIHSRDEQLSAIAEKSLKEVLYHLRFSSNWMIRLGDGSEVSHQKIQQSVNQLWRFTGELFHADDIEIALAKTGIAVDPRTLHEQWLATVTDIFDQATLSIPDQNAYRLGGKQGLHTEHLGILLTELQFVQRAYPNCEW; this is encoded by the coding sequence ATGAACCAACATGAAGTACTCAAACAATATGTTTTAAGGCAAGGCGATACATCATTGATTCTTGCGCAACGTTTATGTGAATGGTGCGGTCATGCCCCAGAACTGGAAATCGACCTCGCATTATCTAACATTGGGCTCGATTTATTGGGCCAAGCGAGAAACTTTTTAGCATACGCCGCCACCCTATCAGACGATAAATTCGATGATGAAGACAAAATTGCCTTCCTCCGAGATGAACGTGAGTTCTGCAACCTACTGTTGGTTGAACAGCCTAATGGAGGCTTCAACGACACGTTAGTGCGCCAATTTTTTATGGATGCCTATCATGTTCCTCTGTACCAAGCCTTAATTCACAGTAGGGACGAGCAGCTATCCGCGATTGCTGAAAAATCGTTAAAAGAAGTGCTTTATCACTTGCGATTCAGCAGTAACTGGATGATCCGTTTAGGCGACGGTAGCGAAGTGAGTCACCAAAAAATTCAACAATCCGTCAACCAATTATGGCGATTTACAGGTGAATTATTTCATGCAGATGACATTGAAATTGCGTTAGCCAAAACGGGAATAGCGGTCGATCCTCGCACATTACATGAACAATGGCTCGCGACAGTCACTGACATTTTCGATCAGGCAACCCTGAGCATTCCAGATCAAAATGCCTACCGTTTAGGTGGCAAACAAGGTCTTCACACCGAGCATTTGGGCATCCTTCTCACCGAACTACAGTTTGTCCAGCGTGCTTACCCAAATTGTGAGTGGTGA
- the paaB gene encoding 1,2-phenylacetyl-CoA epoxidase subunit PaaB translates to MSNQDWPLYEVFVRSKQGLAHRHVGSLHAADDQMALENARDAYTRRSEGCSVWVVKATHLIASQPEDKSAFFDPADSKIYRHPTFYTIPDGIKNM, encoded by the coding sequence ATGAGCAATCAAGATTGGCCATTATATGAAGTTTTTGTTCGTAGCAAACAAGGGCTTGCACATCGTCATGTCGGAAGCCTACATGCCGCAGATGACCAAATGGCTCTCGAAAATGCACGGGATGCTTACACTCGCCGTAGTGAAGGATGCTCCGTCTGGGTCGTAAAAGCCACACACCTTATCGCCTCACAACCTGAAGATAAGAGCGCCTTCTTTGATCCCGCTGATAGCAAAATTTATCGCCACCCGACTTTTTACACCATCCCTGATGGTATCAAGAATATGTGA
- the paaA gene encoding 1,2-phenylacetyl-CoA epoxidase subunit PaaA — MNEQNQANFEAKIEADINIEPKDWMPDAYRQNLIRQVGQHAHSEVIGMLPEANWLTRAPTLRRKAILLAKIQDEAGHGLYLYSAAETLGCSRQDIYQKMLDGKMKYSSIFNYPTLNWADVGVIGWLVDGAAIVNQVALCRASYGPYARAMVKICKEESFHQRQGYEAVTVLANGTAEQKAMLQDAINRFWWPVLMMFGPNDSDSPHSAQSMAWKIKRFSNDELRQKFVDNTVPQVEALGMTIPDPDLQWDEALGHYRFGEINWEEFYQVIKGEGICNYERVNAKRKAWEDGAWVREGAMAHSQKRKAVKSAA; from the coding sequence ATGAATGAGCAAAATCAGGCAAACTTCGAGGCCAAAATCGAAGCCGACATTAACATTGAGCCAAAAGATTGGATGCCCGATGCTTACAGGCAAAATCTGATCCGCCAAGTGGGACAGCATGCACACTCAGAAGTGATTGGTATGTTGCCTGAAGCGAATTGGTTAACTCGCGCCCCCACATTGCGGCGTAAGGCCATTTTATTAGCAAAAATTCAAGACGAAGCGGGACACGGCCTTTACCTATATAGCGCCGCGGAAACCTTGGGATGTTCACGCCAAGATATCTATCAAAAGATGCTCGACGGCAAAATGAAATACTCATCAATCTTCAATTATCCCACCCTGAACTGGGCAGATGTCGGCGTCATTGGCTGGCTGGTTGATGGTGCGGCCATTGTTAACCAAGTTGCGCTATGTCGAGCATCATACGGCCCTTACGCACGCGCCATGGTGAAAATTTGTAAAGAAGAAAGTTTCCATCAACGCCAAGGTTATGAAGCCGTCACCGTACTGGCCAACGGAACTGCCGAACAAAAAGCCATGCTGCAAGATGCAATTAATCGCTTTTGGTGGCCAGTTCTCATGATGTTCGGCCCTAATGACAGCGACTCCCCACACAGTGCACAGAGTATGGCGTGGAAAATCAAAAGATTTAGTAACGATGAGCTACGCCAGAAATTTGTTGATAACACGGTGCCACAAGTCGAAGCCCTCGGTATGACCATTCCTGACCCTGATCTGCAATGGGATGAGGCGCTTGGGCATTATCGTTTCGGTGAAATCAATTGGGAAGAGTTCTATCAAGTGATCAAAGGCGAAGGGATCTGTAATTACGAACGTGTTAATGCCAAGCGTAAGGCTTGGGAAGATGGCGCATGGGTGCGTGAAGGTGCCATGGCACACAGCCAAAAACGCAAAGCTGTTAAGTCTGCTGCTTAG
- the paaZ gene encoding phenylacetic acid degradation bifunctional protein PaaZ, translating to MQQLTSYITGKWLYGEGEGRKIYHALTGQALYEVTTEGLPLVDCLDYGRKKGGDALSAMTFQQRGQMLKAVAKHLLAHKASLYEISAQTGATKADSWVDIEGGIATLFSFAGLANRELPDDTLWPEDDMIPLSKQGQFIARHILTSRHGVALHINAFNFPCWGMLEKLAPTWLAGMPAIIKPATASAQVTHAMVRLIVESGLVPEGAIQLICGGVGDMFEHLDFEDVVTFTGSAATGQKLKSHPRLREKSIPFTMEADSLNCAILGVDVTAQQPEFPLFIKEVTREMTVKAGQKCTAIRRILVPKTQLEAVKQALLQRLSGVTMGDPAVEGVRMGALINLEQREDVHQKVMYLQQNGCELLCGGSMENLDVIGADSQKGAFYPPTLLYCADPYTHQAVHETEAFGPVATLIGYETSEQAVELAIMGGGSLAGTLVTADSSVAQDVIRKSARAHGRMLVLNEAAAAESTGHGSPLPLLVHGGPGRAGGGEELGGLRAVKHYMQRTAIQGSPSMLTSITKQWVRGSDVITDPVHPFRKYFEDLVIGDTLLTARRTVSEADLVNFACLSGDHFYAHMDKIGAAQSLFGERVAHGYFVVSAAAGLFVDAAVGPVIANYGMENLRFIEPVKIGDTIQVRLTCKKKIKKAQKTAEDKPNGVVEWDVQVFNQNNAAVALYSILTLVERREGDFAQ from the coding sequence ATGCAGCAATTAACGAGTTATATAACGGGGAAGTGGTTATATGGTGAAGGTGAAGGCCGCAAAATTTACCATGCGTTGACTGGGCAGGCGTTATATGAGGTCACGACAGAGGGTTTGCCTTTAGTTGATTGCCTTGATTATGGGCGCAAAAAAGGGGGTGATGCCTTATCTGCTATGACATTCCAGCAGCGTGGGCAGATGTTAAAGGCAGTAGCAAAACATTTGTTAGCGCATAAAGCATCTCTTTATGAAATCTCAGCGCAAACAGGAGCGACTAAGGCGGATAGTTGGGTCGATATCGAAGGGGGAATTGCGACGTTGTTTTCCTTTGCTGGATTGGCAAATCGAGAATTACCGGATGATACCCTTTGGCCTGAAGATGACATGATCCCATTATCGAAACAAGGGCAGTTTATTGCGCGGCATATTTTAACGTCTCGCCATGGTGTCGCACTGCATATCAATGCCTTTAACTTCCCGTGTTGGGGGATGCTAGAAAAATTAGCGCCAACATGGTTAGCAGGTATGCCAGCGATTATTAAACCTGCGACTGCTTCAGCACAAGTGACACATGCAATGGTTCGTTTAATTGTTGAGAGTGGCTTAGTGCCTGAAGGGGCGATTCAGCTAATTTGTGGCGGTGTCGGTGATATGTTTGAACATTTAGATTTTGAAGATGTGGTGACATTCACAGGCTCGGCAGCAACAGGACAAAAATTAAAATCACATCCTCGACTACGTGAAAAATCAATACCTTTTACTATGGAGGCGGATTCGCTGAACTGCGCCATTCTTGGTGTTGATGTGACCGCACAGCAACCTGAATTTCCACTATTTATTAAAGAAGTGACGCGAGAAATGACGGTAAAGGCGGGCCAAAAATGTACGGCAATTCGTCGTATCCTTGTGCCAAAAACACAATTAGAAGCGGTTAAACAGGCCTTATTACAGCGTTTATCAGGGGTAACGATGGGGGATCCGGCTGTTGAGGGCGTTCGCATGGGGGCGTTAATCAATCTGGAACAGCGTGAAGATGTCCACCAAAAAGTCATGTACTTGCAGCAAAATGGTTGTGAGTTGCTGTGTGGTGGGAGTATGGAAAACCTAGATGTTATAGGGGCTGATAGCCAAAAAGGCGCGTTTTACCCACCGACATTACTGTATTGTGCGGATCCCTACACTCATCAAGCGGTACATGAAACAGAAGCGTTTGGGCCGGTAGCAACACTGATTGGTTATGAAACCAGTGAACAGGCGGTTGAGTTAGCCATTATGGGAGGCGGAAGCCTTGCGGGAACCTTAGTGACGGCAGATTCATCGGTAGCTCAAGATGTTATTCGCAAGAGTGCGAGAGCGCATGGCCGAATGTTGGTGTTAAATGAAGCGGCGGCAGCTGAATCGACCGGACATGGCTCCCCATTACCTCTATTAGTTCATGGTGGCCCAGGGCGTGCGGGGGGGGGAGAAGAACTCGGAGGACTAAGAGCAGTAAAACATTATATGCAGCGAACAGCGATTCAAGGCAGCCCGTCCATGCTGACCTCAATCACGAAGCAGTGGGTCCGTGGCTCGGATGTTATTACCGACCCTGTACACCCCTTTAGGAAGTATTTTGAGGATTTAGTGATTGGCGATACTTTACTGACAGCGAGACGTACGGTATCAGAAGCCGACCTAGTCAACTTTGCGTGTTTAAGTGGCGACCATTTTTATGCGCATATGGATAAAATTGGTGCGGCACAGTCATTGTTTGGTGAACGTGTCGCTCATGGTTATTTTGTCGTATCGGCGGCGGCAGGTTTATTTGTCGATGCTGCTGTTGGCCCAGTGATTGCCAACTATGGGATGGAAAACCTACGCTTTATTGAGCCAGTCAAAATCGGAGATACAATTCAAGTACGTTTAACCTGTAAGAAGAAAATTAAAAAGGCACAAAAAACAGCGGAGGATAAGCCAAATGGTGTGGTTGAATGGGATGTTCAAGTGTTTAATCAAAATAACGCCGCGGTTGCCTTGTATAGCATTCTAACATTGGTTGAACGTCGAGAAGGGGATTTCGCACAGTAG